From a region of the Pseudanabaena sp. ABRG5-3 genome:
- a CDS encoding zinc metalloprotease HtpX, with the protein MSIPESEFPHSELPHKAGRAEQVGASLVTAKIAGNLALASGITIALLVGIVFSLVTATIFIVNSPNPILGFGVAVLVTIAVNAIIFFVSPWIMDLTQGWLYHTRWVKIEEIERLSPESARTIQRICNLKKITQPRLGIIDDNNPTAFTYGALPNSARLVVSAGLFKYLDDDEAATVYAHELGHIVHWDFAVMTVASTLVQITYLLYVTIREVGKRINDERAENAAMITAFIAYGFYIVGTYLLLYLSRTREYFADHFAAEQTGNPNALSRALVKIAYGIVQETEKSTEPSRLMQGTRALGIYDAKAAASTGTAYQISSSPEKIGRLFLWDLFNPWGWWMELNSTHPLTGKRVRALSNYAEQLGLDMEFDMGRVVAEGKRLDKKRLYGTFYQDVLLYGAEFIAIVLGLAIGAFLFKSIGVLKAFVAIPLLLLGAVMIFKRSVMYPSSKNAPATDVITLMSDAYASPLRGQPVQLEGTLIGRGDAGYVFGSDLKLQDKSGLMYLLYASRWGPLGNFFFGMKRVQGLIGMETTAKGWFRRGVASWMDLELLSTASGNKVSSHPAFWGLVWSIIFLAIGALLFLAK; encoded by the coding sequence ATGTCCATACCAGAATCAGAATTTCCCCATTCAGAATTACCTCATAAGGCGGGACGTGCCGAGCAAGTTGGAGCAAGTCTTGTCACAGCTAAAATCGCAGGTAATCTAGCCCTTGCCTCTGGCATTACAATCGCCCTACTTGTGGGGATTGTATTTTCCCTAGTCACGGCAACAATTTTTATCGTCAATAGTCCCAATCCGATCCTCGGATTCGGAGTTGCGGTGCTTGTCACAATTGCCGTCAATGCGATCATCTTCTTTGTATCGCCTTGGATCATGGACTTGACTCAAGGTTGGCTCTATCACACCCGATGGGTCAAGATCGAAGAAATTGAACGCCTCAGTCCTGAATCAGCCCGCACCATTCAACGTATTTGTAATCTCAAAAAAATTACCCAGCCACGTTTGGGGATTATTGATGATAACAACCCGACCGCTTTTACTTATGGGGCTTTGCCTAATAGCGCTCGTCTAGTGGTTAGTGCAGGTTTATTCAAATATCTTGATGATGACGAAGCCGCCACTGTCTATGCCCATGAACTAGGGCATATTGTCCATTGGGACTTTGCGGTGATGACCGTTGCCTCGACATTGGTGCAAATTACTTATTTGCTCTATGTCACCATTCGCGAGGTTGGCAAAAGAATTAATGATGAACGGGCAGAAAATGCGGCGATGATCACTGCGTTTATTGCCTATGGTTTTTACATCGTCGGCACATATTTGCTGCTCTATCTATCGCGCACTAGAGAATATTTTGCCGATCACTTTGCGGCGGAGCAGACAGGTAATCCCAATGCTTTGTCACGCGCTTTGGTGAAAATTGCCTATGGCATTGTCCAAGAAACCGAAAAATCAACGGAGCCAAGTCGTTTGATGCAGGGTACTCGCGCCCTTGGTATCTATGATGCTAAGGCCGCAGCTTCTACGGGTACGGCTTATCAAATTTCATCTTCTCCAGAAAAAATCGGTCGTCTCTTCCTTTGGGATTTGTTTAATCCTTGGGGTTGGTGGATGGAGCTAAATTCGACCCATCCGCTCACGGGCAAGCGAGTTCGCGCTTTGAGTAACTATGCTGAGCAGCTTGGTCTGGACATGGAATTTGATATGGGGCGAGTGGTTGCCGAAGGTAAACGCCTCGATAAAAAGCGACTCTATGGCACTTTCTATCAAGATGTTCTGCTCTATGGTGCAGAATTTATTGCGATTGTCCTTGGTTTAGCGATCGGTGCATTTCTATTTAAGAGTATTGGTGTCTTAAAAGCATTTGTGGCGATTCCATTACTATTGCTAGGTGCAGTGATGATCTTTAAGCGATCGGTCATGTATCCCAGTTCCAAGAATGCTCCAGCAACGGATGTAATTACTCTGATGTCTGACGCTTATGCTAGTCCTCTGCGCGGTCAACCTGTGCAATTGGAAGGAACTCTGATCGGTCGTGGTGATGCAGGTTATGTGTTTGGTTCCGATCTGAAGTTACAGGATAAATCAGGGCTGATGTATCTGCTCTATGCTTCTCGTTGGGGTCCTCTTGGTAATTTCTTCTTTGGCATGAAGCGGGTACAGGGTTTGATTGGAATGGAAACTACTGCTAAGGGTTGGTTCCGTCGCGGTGTTGCCTCTTGGATGGATTTAGAACTTCTATCTACTGCTAGTGGCAACAAAGTATCTAGCCATCCCGCTTTTTGGGGACTAGTCTGGTCAATCATCTTTTTAGCGATCGGCGCATTGTTATTTCTTGCGAAATAA
- a CDS encoding protein kinase domain-containing protein translates to MIGQLLDGRYRIASKLGEGGFGHTYLAHDTRIPNEPLCVVKHLKPASGDREYLKVANRLFTSEAQVLAKLGDHDRIPRLLAYFEQAGEFYLVEEFVEGRSLELELVRGYRMGEAQVIQILDDLLSILEYTHAQGVIHRDLKPDNIIRRKSDGKLVLIDFGAIKQVQTQMNQEMHTAATVAIGTLGYMPSEQAQGKPRPSSDLYAIGVIGIQSLTGLQPRELQEDYQTGELIWQHLVPNKTGLVDVLTKMTRYHYKDRYESAAEIRKVLANLGSHHLPTHQSVQSANGIQSTIVTTNSGNDLGTEVLPKVPPTQPHNPAIAQPPIPSVQPLVQPLPATTTPLPPPTTPVNRYPAPSENPPQHTVQVSAPYQSSDYNRSNKGLWIAVWVAAFATAIAIGAVMATRNSSNTLNPVANNSTSKPTVTPSPNSPTVASPSTSPIETASLTATPKSSPSAKVSPTATPTTKPTKTAIAPLSESEAVDLVNNLVAAKNQMFAPPFDRQLLAELTTGEAYEKRKGSIDWLQSNNAFYSYGDFKVSRAGSFGIQDNQANVTVEIFESPTLYVNGKIDRSQSQPSRGRYICNLKFEDGKWKIANLTKVD, encoded by the coding sequence ATGATTGGTCAGTTACTAGATGGGCGCTATCGCATTGCTAGCAAATTAGGTGAGGGGGGCTTTGGACATACATATTTAGCCCATGATACGCGCATACCCAATGAGCCGCTTTGTGTAGTCAAACACCTCAAGCCTGCTAGTGGTGATCGCGAATATCTCAAAGTAGCCAATCGCTTATTTACCAGTGAGGCGCAAGTCCTTGCAAAGTTAGGCGATCACGATCGCATTCCTCGCTTACTTGCCTATTTTGAGCAGGCGGGAGAATTTTACTTAGTAGAAGAATTTGTTGAAGGGCGATCGCTGGAATTAGAATTAGTACGCGGCTATCGAATGGGTGAAGCCCAAGTAATTCAAATATTAGATGATTTATTAAGTATTTTGGAATATACCCATGCTCAAGGGGTAATTCACCGTGATCTGAAGCCTGATAACATTATTCGCCGTAAATCCGACGGGAAGTTGGTGCTAATTGACTTTGGCGCAATTAAGCAGGTGCAGACGCAGATGAATCAAGAGATGCACACGGCGGCAACAGTGGCGATCGGGACTTTAGGTTATATGCCCAGTGAGCAAGCCCAAGGGAAACCCCGTCCTAGTAGTGATTTATATGCGATCGGTGTTATTGGTATTCAATCGCTCACTGGCTTGCAGCCTCGTGAATTGCAAGAGGACTACCAAACGGGGGAATTAATATGGCAGCATCTTGTGCCTAATAAAACGGGGCTAGTTGATGTATTAACCAAGATGACTCGCTATCACTACAAAGATCGCTATGAATCGGCGGCGGAGATCCGCAAAGTTTTAGCAAATCTGGGATCACATCATCTACCAACCCATCAATCAGTGCAGTCTGCTAATGGTATTCAGTCCACGATAGTGACTACTAATAGTGGCAATGATTTGGGTACTGAGGTTTTACCTAAGGTTCCGCCGACACAGCCCCATAATCCTGCGATCGCCCAACCGCCAATTCCATCAGTTCAACCCTTAGTACAGCCATTACCTGCCACAACTACACCATTACCACCACCCACTACTCCCGTTAATCGCTATCCTGCCCCCTCCGAAAATCCTCCACAGCATACGGTACAGGTATCTGCACCCTATCAATCTAGTGATTATAATCGCAGTAATAAGGGTTTGTGGATTGCGGTTTGGGTAGCTGCCTTTGCTACAGCGATCGCGATTGGTGCAGTGATGGCAACGCGCAATAGCTCTAATACCTTGAATCCTGTTGCCAATAACTCAACTAGTAAGCCGACGGTTACGCCCAGCCCAAATTCTCCAACTGTCGCCAGTCCCTCAACGTCACCTATTGAGACTGCTAGTCTTACTGCTACTCCTAAGTCTTCTCCCTCTGCTAAGGTTAGTCCCACTGCTACACCTACTACTAAGCCAACGAAAACAGCGATCGCCCCTTTATCGGAGTCGGAAGCGGTGGATCTTGTGAATAATTTAGTAGCGGCTAAAAATCAAATGTTTGCCCCACCCTTTGATCGCCAGCTATTGGCAGAACTCACTACAGGGGAAGCCTATGAAAAACGCAAAGGTTCGATTGACTGGTTACAAAGTAATAATGCTTTTTATAGCTATGGTGATTTTAAGGTAAGTCGAGCAGGCTCGTTTGGAATTCAAGATAATCAAGCAAATGTAACGGTCGAAATTTTTGAAAGTCCGACGTTGTATGTCAATGGCAAAATTGATCGATCGCAGTCGCAGCCATCAAGGGGGCGATATATTTGCAACCTAAAATTTGAGGATGGTAAATGGAAAATTGCTAACTTAACTAAGGTGGACTAA
- the smpB gene encoding SsrA-binding protein SmpB — protein sequence MANYYRVLAENRQARFNYEILETHEAGIELLGTEVKSIKGGKANLRDAYGIVRKGQIMLLNMYISPHHTTSSYFNHEPTRTRRLLMHKDEIRKLIVAVQQKGLTLVPLKVYQKDGWIKVDLALVRQKKLHDKRDDMKKRDDKRDIERVMKNR from the coding sequence ATGGCAAATTATTATCGTGTTCTCGCCGAAAATCGGCAAGCTAGATTTAATTACGAAATTCTCGAAACCCACGAAGCAGGGATCGAGCTACTTGGCACGGAAGTTAAATCTATTAAAGGGGGAAAAGCCAATCTGAGGGATGCCTATGGCATTGTGCGAAAGGGGCAGATCATGCTGCTAAATATGTATATTTCGCCGCACCATACCACCAGTTCGTACTTTAATCATGAGCCGACCCGCACACGTCGGCTATTAATGCACAAGGACGAAATCCGTAAACTCATCGTGGCAGTACAACAAAAAGGTTTAACTCTAGTACCGCTTAAGGTTTATCAAAAGGACGGTTGGATCAAGGTTGATTTAGCCCTAGTAAGACAGAAGAAACTCCACGATAAGCGTGACGATATGAAAAAGCGCGATGATAAACGCGATATCGAAAGAGTCATGAAAAATCGTTAA